In a genomic window of Hyalangium gracile:
- a CDS encoding ribonuclease E domain-containing protein, protein MPRTAPPIPPVSGTPAPMAQPAPPAARPFPAAGPAGDMAARAGAQAGPPAAARPPARVPPAPSNPVPVALSMDQSSPLDVLTPAKAGAALDVDDVFEPDAELEAVEESQSSAPSLSVPWDTSPPVPEKAEKHAAPKPGVAALESPKPPSVKPVEAPVLAAEELPAEELTLESGEELAEELPVDLSEAALAKPAVNPFDEVAPGAPELPVEEVSAEEAPELSAEPVSAEAPVLSPEPVSGEAPLLTAEPVSGEAPLLSAEPMSAELPVLTLEPAPAEAPVLSAEPVSGEAPLLTAEPVSAEAPLLTAEPVSAELPAVSLEEVSEEAPELSAEAASEEAAPELSAEPVSVEAPVLTAEPVSAEAPLLTAEPVSAELPAAVIEEVPEEAPELGAEAEPAEAAIASSEEVVAEAQVAKVGEPVPEASRPALDLAELPPAPEEPMQLAATWEFMGMAESQASTHASTHAAKVEERGLELDTAVPPMPDYTGTPQDEVALAPTWDFVPQWQPPEEAPKAEPTAPAEPAPELAAEEPESAAIPAASASEDVTATGKYGISSAQPAMTGKYGIATAEPEHEPEPEPASELGIERGDRTGLFGVLSEEPEEPPAAEVQPAASPAITTTSKYGIGTGEPARTGKYGTVSADVVSTGKYGIGLADPSGTAKPGSGAAAPAAPVAAQPGPFDDQSWDQLIGSAEPELPAEQAPAEPQEADPFAEFAAEAARAKAPPAPAPAPAAPAAPRPARPLGPQGGGSKE, encoded by the coding sequence ATGCCGCGAACCGCGCCTCCCATTCCTCCCGTCTCCGGGACGCCCGCTCCGATGGCCCAGCCCGCGCCTCCTGCCGCCCGGCCGTTCCCGGCGGCGGGCCCGGCTGGAGACATGGCGGCTCGCGCTGGAGCACAGGCGGGCCCACCCGCCGCGGCGAGGCCACCCGCGCGAGTTCCTCCCGCGCCGAGCAACCCCGTCCCCGTGGCGCTCTCCATGGACCAGTCCAGCCCGCTGGATGTGCTGACTCCGGCCAAGGCAGGGGCGGCGCTCGACGTCGATGACGTGTTCGAGCCCGATGCGGAGCTCGAGGCGGTCGAGGAGTCTCAGTCCTCCGCACCGTCGCTCTCGGTGCCCTGGGACACGTCTCCGCCCGTACCCGAGAAGGCGGAGAAGCACGCGGCACCGAAGCCGGGCGTCGCGGCCTTGGAGAGCCCCAAGCCGCCATCGGTCAAGCCGGTGGAGGCTCCGGTCCTCGCGGCGGAAGAGCTGCCTGCCGAAGAGCTCACGCTCGAGTCGGGCGAAGAGCTGGCCGAGGAGCTGCCGGTCGATCTGTCTGAAGCGGCGCTTGCGAAGCCCGCGGTGAATCCGTTCGACGAGGTCGCCCCGGGGGCCCCGGAGCTGCCGGTCGAGGAAGTCTCCGCGGAAGAGGCCCCCGAGCTGTCGGCCGAGCCCGTGTCGGCGGAGGCCCCGGTGCTGTCCCCTGAGCCGGTGTCCGGGGAGGCCCCGCTGCTGACCGCCGAGCCGGTGTCCGGGGAGGCTCCGCTGCTGAGCGCCGAGCCGATGTCCGCGGAGCTCCCGGTGCTGACCTTGGAGCCAGCGCCTGCGGAGGCGCCGGTGTTGTCGGCCGAGCCGGTGTCCGGGGAGGCTCCGCTGCTGACCGCCGAGCCGGTGTCCGCGGAAGCTCCGCTGCTGACCGCCGAGCCGGTGTCCGCGGAGCTTCCTGCGGTGTCGCTCGAGGAAGTATCCGAGGAAGCCCCCGAGCTCTCCGCCGAAGCGGCGTCCGAGGAGGCCGCCCCGGAGCTGTCTGCCGAGCCGGTCTCGGTGGAGGCACCGGTGCTGACCGCCGAGCCAGTATCCGCGGAGGCTCCGCTGCTGACCGCCGAGCCGGTGTCCGCGGAGCTCCCTGCGGCGGTAATCGAAGAGGTGCCCGAGGAAGCACCGGAGCTGGGGGCCGAGGCGGAGCCCGCGGAAGCCGCCATCGCCTCGAGCGAGGAGGTCGTGGCGGAGGCGCAGGTCGCGAAGGTCGGAGAGCCGGTCCCCGAGGCCTCGAGGCCGGCGCTGGACCTGGCCGAGCTGCCGCCTGCTCCCGAGGAGCCGATGCAGCTGGCGGCGACCTGGGAGTTCATGGGGATGGCCGAGTCCCAGGCGAGCACCCACGCGAGCACCCACGCGGCGAAGGTCGAGGAGCGAGGGCTGGAGCTGGATACCGCGGTTCCGCCGATGCCCGACTACACCGGCACGCCCCAGGACGAGGTGGCGCTGGCGCCGACCTGGGACTTCGTGCCGCAGTGGCAGCCTCCGGAGGAGGCTCCAAAGGCCGAGCCGACCGCTCCGGCCGAGCCTGCTCCCGAGCTCGCTGCCGAGGAGCCCGAGTCCGCCGCGATTCCGGCCGCCAGCGCGAGCGAGGACGTCACGGCCACGGGCAAGTACGGCATCTCCAGCGCGCAGCCCGCGATGACAGGCAAGTACGGCATCGCGACCGCGGAGCCCGAGCACGAGCCCGAGCCCGAGCCCGCCAGCGAGCTCGGGATCGAACGGGGCGACAGGACCGGCCTCTTCGGAGTGTTGAGCGAGGAGCCGGAGGAGCCACCCGCCGCCGAGGTGCAGCCAGCCGCGAGCCCGGCGATCACCACGACCAGCAAGTACGGGATCGGCACGGGTGAGCCCGCCAGGACGGGGAAGTACGGCACGGTGAGCGCTGACGTCGTGTCGACGGGCAAGTACGGCATCGGGCTCGCGGACCCGTCGGGCACGGCGAAGCCCGGGAGTGGAGCGGCCGCCCCCGCCGCGCCTGTGGCCGCGCAGCCAGGCCCCTTCGACGATCAGAGCTGGGATCAGCTCATCGGCTCGGCGGAGCCGGAGCTCCCCGCGGAGCAGGCTCCCGCCGAGCCCCAGGAGGCGGATCCCTTCGCGGAGTTCGCGGCCGAGGCCGCCCGGGCCAAGGCCCCTCCAGCTCCGGCGCCCGCGCCAGCAGCTCCCGCGGCGCCCCGGCCTGCCCGGCCCCTGGGCCCGCAAGGCGGAGGCTCCAAGGAGTAG
- a CDS encoding vitamin B12-dependent ribonucleotide reductase yields MEKDLVSKPAINGKKAAKKAKSASGGLTVKRFFTTPGVDPADELAWEYRSAGITGEDGRVVFEQKQIEVPKSWSMLATNVVASKYFRGTPGTPERESSVRKLVARVVDTVTAWGVEGGYFASEADRETFHAELTHLLLRQKASFNSPVWFNVGVEAHPQCSACFINSVDDSMESILTLAKTEGMLFKYGSGTGSNLSSLRASRELLAGGGTASGPVSFMKGFDAFAGVIKSGGKTRRAAKMVILNAEHPDILDFIRCKAQEEKKAWALIEAGYDPSFNGEAYSSVFFQNSNNSVRVTDEFMKAVVDDGAWTTRAVRDGRPMDTFRARELFREIAEAAHLCGDPGLQFDSTVNAWHTCANTARINASNPCSEYMFLDDSACNLASLNLMHFRTIDGEFDVTAFRHAVDVVLLSMEIIVGFSKYPTEKITRNSHDYRPLGLGFANLGALLMATGLPYDSTEGRNYAGAITSLMCGQAYAASARIAERQGAFAGYAKNAEPMLGVIRKHRKAAYQIAPEGVSQELYAAQKAAWDEALAQGTEHGFRNSQVTVLAPTGTIGFMMDCDTTGIEPDIALIKYKKLVGGGMLKIVNQTVPLALEKLGYPQTQAQDIIGYLDKHDTIEGAPHLKPEHLPVFDCAFKPAKGQRSIGWMGHIQMMEACQPFLSGAISKTVNMPSNATVEDIEKAYLEAWKRGLKAIAVYRDGCKRTQPLNTSKDKVKDTKVAAVEPEPAVKPEPKAVRRRLPDERQSITHKFSIGGHEGYLTVGMYEDGTPGELFIVMAKEGSVVSGLMDSFATSVSLALQYGVPLHVLTDKFCHTRFEPSGFTGNPAIPIAKSITDYIFRWLELKFLPKQQAEEAEVALEAKEAPAKPAQAALQLPVVSTAKSTWLNQADAPPCHTCGAIMVRSGACYKCSNCGATSGCS; encoded by the coding sequence ATGGAGAAGGATCTGGTTTCGAAGCCGGCAATCAATGGGAAGAAGGCGGCCAAGAAGGCGAAGAGCGCCTCCGGCGGGCTGACGGTGAAGCGCTTCTTCACGACGCCCGGGGTGGATCCGGCGGACGAGCTGGCCTGGGAGTACCGCTCGGCGGGAATCACCGGTGAGGACGGGCGCGTCGTCTTCGAGCAGAAGCAGATCGAGGTGCCGAAGTCCTGGTCCATGCTGGCGACGAACGTCGTGGCGTCCAAGTACTTCCGCGGCACCCCGGGCACGCCCGAGCGCGAGAGCAGCGTGCGCAAGCTGGTGGCCCGCGTGGTGGACACGGTGACGGCCTGGGGCGTGGAGGGCGGCTACTTCGCCTCGGAGGCGGACCGGGAGACGTTCCACGCGGAGCTGACGCACCTGCTGCTGCGCCAGAAGGCGTCCTTCAACTCGCCCGTCTGGTTCAACGTGGGCGTGGAGGCGCATCCGCAGTGCTCGGCGTGCTTCATCAACTCGGTGGATGACTCCATGGAGTCCATCCTCACGCTGGCCAAGACGGAGGGCATGCTCTTCAAGTACGGCTCGGGCACCGGCAGCAACCTGTCCAGCCTGCGCGCCAGCCGCGAGCTGCTGGCCGGCGGTGGCACCGCGTCCGGCCCGGTGTCCTTCATGAAGGGCTTCGACGCGTTCGCCGGCGTCATCAAGAGCGGCGGCAAGACGCGCCGCGCGGCGAAGATGGTCATCCTCAACGCCGAGCACCCGGACATCCTGGACTTCATCCGCTGCAAGGCGCAGGAGGAGAAGAAGGCCTGGGCGCTCATCGAGGCCGGGTACGATCCGTCCTTCAACGGCGAGGCGTACTCCTCCGTCTTCTTCCAGAACTCGAACAACTCGGTGCGCGTCACCGACGAGTTCATGAAGGCGGTGGTGGACGACGGGGCGTGGACGACGCGCGCGGTGCGCGACGGGCGGCCCATGGACACGTTCCGGGCGCGCGAGCTGTTCCGCGAGATCGCCGAGGCGGCGCACCTGTGTGGCGATCCGGGCCTGCAGTTCGACAGCACGGTGAACGCCTGGCACACGTGCGCGAACACCGCGCGCATCAACGCGTCCAACCCCTGCTCCGAGTACATGTTCCTGGATGACTCGGCGTGCAACCTGGCGTCGCTGAACCTGATGCACTTCCGCACCATCGACGGCGAGTTCGACGTCACCGCCTTCCGGCACGCGGTGGACGTGGTGCTGCTCTCGATGGAGATCATCGTCGGCTTCTCCAAGTACCCCACCGAGAAGATCACCAGGAACAGCCACGACTACCGGCCGCTGGGGCTGGGGTTCGCCAACCTGGGCGCGCTGCTGATGGCCACGGGCCTGCCGTATGACTCGACGGAGGGCCGCAACTACGCGGGCGCCATCACCTCGCTGATGTGCGGGCAGGCGTACGCCGCGAGCGCGCGCATCGCCGAGCGCCAGGGCGCCTTCGCCGGCTACGCGAAGAACGCCGAGCCGATGCTGGGCGTCATCCGCAAGCACCGCAAGGCGGCCTACCAGATCGCGCCCGAGGGCGTGAGCCAGGAGCTGTACGCGGCGCAGAAGGCGGCCTGGGACGAGGCGCTGGCGCAGGGCACCGAGCACGGCTTCCGCAACAGCCAGGTGACGGTGCTGGCGCCCACGGGGACTATCGGCTTCATGATGGACTGCGACACCACGGGCATCGAGCCGGACATCGCGCTCATCAAGTACAAGAAGCTGGTGGGCGGCGGCATGCTGAAGATCGTCAACCAGACGGTGCCGCTGGCGCTCGAGAAGCTGGGCTACCCGCAGACGCAGGCGCAGGACATCATCGGGTACCTGGACAAGCACGACACCATCGAGGGCGCGCCGCACCTCAAGCCCGAGCACCTGCCGGTGTTCGACTGCGCCTTCAAGCCGGCCAAGGGCCAGCGGAGCATCGGCTGGATGGGCCACATCCAGATGATGGAGGCGTGCCAGCCGTTCCTCTCGGGAGCCATCTCGAAGACGGTGAACATGCCGTCCAACGCCACGGTGGAGGACATCGAGAAGGCGTACCTGGAGGCCTGGAAGCGCGGGCTGAAGGCCATCGCCGTGTACCGCGACGGGTGCAAGCGGACGCAGCCGCTGAACACCTCGAAGGACAAGGTGAAGGACACGAAGGTGGCGGCGGTGGAGCCCGAGCCGGCGGTGAAGCCGGAGCCCAAGGCCGTGCGCCGGCGCCTGCCGGACGAGCGGCAGTCCATCACGCACAAGTTCTCCATCGGCGGCCACGAGGGCTACCTGACGGTGGGCATGTACGAGGACGGCACGCCGGGCGAGCTCTTCATCGTCATGGCGAAGGAGGGCTCGGTGGTGAGCGGGCTGATGGACAGCTTCGCCACCTCCGTGTCGCTAGCGCTCCAGTACGGCGTGCCGCTGCACGTGCTGACGGACAAGTTCTGCCACACCCGCTTCGAGCCGAGCGGCTTCACCGGCAACCCGGCGATCCCGATCGCCAAGTCCATCACGGACTACATCTTCCGGTGGCTGGAGCTGAAGTTCCTGCCCAAGCAGCAGGCGGAGGAGGCCGAGGTGGCGCTCGAGGCGAAGGAGGCTCCGGCGAAGCCCGCGCAGGCGGCCCTGCAGCTGCCGGTGGTGTCCACCGCGAAGAGCACCTGGCTCAACCAGGCGGACGCCCCGCCCTGCCACACCTGCGGCGCGATCATGGTGCGCAGCGGTGCCTGCTACAAGTGCTCCAACTGCGGCGCCACCAGCGGCTGCAGCTGA
- a CDS encoding (2Fe-2S) ferredoxin domain-containing protein, producing MPPPFQRHVFVCTNRRPDGHPKGCCATKGSEEIRAAFKTELEKRGIKGQMRANAAGCLDTCAFGPSVVVYPEGVWYGNVKLEDVPTIVEEHLIGGRPVERLLMKFQASKKEPKLVELQTPETTKAGS from the coding sequence ATGCCTCCTCCATTCCAGCGCCATGTCTTCGTGTGTACGAACCGCCGCCCCGATGGGCACCCCAAGGGGTGCTGCGCCACCAAGGGCAGCGAGGAAATCCGAGCCGCCTTCAAGACGGAGCTGGAGAAGCGCGGCATCAAGGGGCAGATGCGCGCCAACGCGGCCGGCTGCCTGGACACGTGCGCCTTCGGCCCCTCCGTCGTCGTCTATCCGGAGGGTGTCTGGTACGGGAACGTGAAGCTGGAGGACGTGCCCACCATCGTCGAGGAGCACCTCATCGGCGGGCGTCCGGTGGAGCGGCTGCTGATGAAGTTCCAGGCCTCGAAGAAGGAGCCGAAGCTGGTGGAGCTGCAGACGCCGGAAACGACGAAGGCGGGGAGCTGA
- a CDS encoding Bax inhibitor-1/YccA family protein, which produces MAWETNGWQTTSSEEANSVLVQESRRAFMSRVYGWMFAGLWITGVMAVVTVSNEALLNVALTWRIPLLLAELGLVFALSFLAPRLSGAVAGLMFIGYAALTGMTLSIYFLIYTAGSIGEAFLLTGGVFGAMSIYGTVTKKDLSGWGAFLFMGLVGVIVAGVVNIFLRSDMMSFVTSCACVVVFAGLTAYDTQKLRQMHAASGYGSVASLSIVGALTLYLDFINLFLALLRLFGRRR; this is translated from the coding sequence ATGGCGTGGGAAACCAATGGATGGCAGACGACCTCCTCGGAGGAGGCCAACTCCGTCCTCGTTCAGGAGTCTCGCCGCGCGTTCATGTCGCGCGTGTATGGCTGGATGTTCGCCGGCCTGTGGATCACCGGCGTGATGGCGGTGGTCACCGTCAGCAACGAGGCGCTGCTGAACGTGGCCCTCACCTGGCGCATCCCGCTGCTGCTGGCGGAGCTGGGCCTGGTCTTCGCGCTCTCGTTCCTGGCGCCCCGACTGTCCGGCGCGGTGGCCGGGCTGATGTTCATCGGCTACGCGGCGCTCACCGGGATGACACTGTCCATCTACTTCCTCATCTACACCGCGGGCTCCATCGGCGAGGCCTTCCTGCTGACGGGTGGCGTCTTCGGCGCGATGAGCATCTACGGCACGGTGACCAAGAAGGACCTGAGCGGCTGGGGCGCCTTCCTCTTCATGGGCCTGGTGGGAGTCATCGTCGCCGGCGTGGTGAACATCTTCCTGCGCAGCGACATGATGTCCTTCGTCACCTCCTGCGCCTGCGTCGTCGTCTTCGCGGGCCTGACGGCCTATGACACGCAGAAGCTGCGGCAGATGCACGCCGCCAGCGGCTACGGCTCCGTCGCCTCGCTGAGCATCGTGGGCGCGCTCACGCTGTACCTGGACTTCATCAACCTCTTCCTCGCGCTGCTGCGGCTGTTCGGCCGCCGCCGCTAG